TCAATCCATTTTTGAAGCCGACGGGCGTCATAGCGGTGATGAGGGTCGGTGACGACAGGTATTTCGACCCGGCGCAGGTTGCTATCGGCTTCGCCAGAGCCGCGGCGGCCCGGGGCGCAACCGTGCTGCCGAAGACGGACGTGCTCACCGTCAACATCAGCGCCGGCAAGGTGACTGGCGTAACGACAGCGAAAGGCACGATTGAAAGCCCCGTCGTTGTCGATGCAGCCGGTGCGTGGACGCGACAGGTAGCAGAGGCAAGTGGGATTCGCGTACCGCTGGTCCCCACCCGGCAGCAACTGATCGTGACGGAGCCTTTGGATGGCGCGCGCGCCGACCTGCCGATGGTTCGCATCATGGATGCAGCCGTTTATGCCCGCCCCTGCCAAGGCGGCTTGCTCTGGGGTGTCTACGAGGAAACGCCGCGGTTTTTCGATATGCAATCGCTCGGGGCCAGTTTCGATATCAAGGACGTGCCACTCGACATCGAAGTGCTTCGTTCAGCCGCCATTGAAGTGAAGGATCAACTCCCAATCCTGCAGACCGCCAAGGCGCGAGAATTTCGCGGCGGCATTCCGACAATGACCGCTGATGGCCATCATATTCTCGGTCCGGCCCCCGGAGTGGCCGGCTTCCACTTTGCAAGCGGGTGCAATGTCGCCGGGCTTTCAATCTCGCCAGCGGTCGGGGAAGCGCTTGCAACCTGGATCGTCGATGGCAAGCCGGCTATCGATCTATCCCCTATGTCCGTCATGCGCTTCAAAGACCAGTCGTGGTCTGAACCTCAATTGGAGCGGGAAGCGGCATGGCAATATCGGCACTTCTACGGCGCGGACTAACTTCTCCTGAATGGTGAGAAGGCGGGCAAAAGGACCCCTCGAACCACTAACGAATGAAGGCTTCGGGTCATAAGCCGTCGATGACGACCAGGCGGGGCGCTTCCGCTTTACCCTCGGAAGCCGACGTTGAGGACTACTCGCCCTGGCGCGCGCAATCACGGCGCGGGGCATGCAGCGCCGGTCTTCACCCAGGCTTCGACCAGCGCACCGGCTTGTGCCTGCGTGCCGGGCACCGGCGAGCGGCCGAAGCCCGGCTTCCAGGCCCAGCCGACCAGCGTGTCCTTGCCGATATGGTCGATCAGCGCCTCCACCTTGCGGCCGCCATTGCGCGCGGGATCCCTGATCTGCTCGCAGATCTCGCCGATCTGGATGCCGTCGCTCGACCGCCAAGGTTCGCGCGCCGATTCTTTGTGGGCATGCTGCGGCTGCAGCCGGATATTGTCGCCGCCAAACGACTCTGATCTCGCCGTCATTCTGGTGCAAATGCAGTTCGTCGAAGTTCGACAAGCCGTTGTGGTCCAGCGGCGCCTGCGATGAAGCGACCAAATGAAGGCACTTCAGGCTGCGAACAAAAGCGTCATATCCCGATTTAGAAAGCCTTAAGCTCTCTCCTTCATATCGCGGGTTCGATGGTGTCGGCACGGCGGATGCCCGGTACCGTCTGGATGCCTATCCAACGCTCTCGAATAGAGCCCTCTAACGAAGCCAGCGCGACTAACCGAAGACCTTCGGGGGGCCTGCCTCATGGGGCGAAGACGCGCGTCGACTTACCAAACCCAACGTAAACTGCTGATTACCCGCGAATGGCGGCGTTGGCTTCAGACTCATTCGATCGATCGCGGAGCAGCCACCGCCCGCGGTACGTTGAGGTTCTTTTGCGAACTAGAGGACAAGCGCTCCCCGCTCCTGAAATTCCAAGCGAGGGGGCGAGACAAGTGGAAAATTATCAGCAGCTGGTTGCTGGCTTGCGGCCAGCATGGGAACGGAGAATGCTCGCAGTCTTAGACCCGCCCGCCGAGCGGACCTAGCTGATGCGCACCGCCATTTCGCCTGAAGAGCCACTTCCGCACCCATGCATCGCAGCAATAGGCGCTTCATTCGATCACTTCGTCGGCGCGGCCGAGCAGCGAGAGCGGGACGGTGAGGCCGAGTGCCTTGGCAGTCTTGAGGTTGATGATCAGCTCGACTTTCGTGGCCTGCTGCACCGGCATATCGGCCGGCCTCTCGCCCTTGAGAATCCGGCCGGTGTAGACGCCGACTTGTCGGAACAGGTCCCTAAGATTGGTACCGTAGCTGATCAAGCCGCCGGCCGCGGCGAACTCGTGAGTCTGGAAGATCGTGGGCACCGCATGACGGACGGTCAGCGCGGCGAGTTGTCCGATCTGGTTAACGAAGAATGCATCGTTGCCGATCACGAGCCCGCCTGCTCGCCGTTGGACGAGAGTTGCGAAGATGGTGTCGATATCGCGATCGGTGCTCGCATGAAGGACATGAAGCTGCAACCCAAGGGGTCGGGCCGCTGCCTGCAGGTCTCTCGATAAGGTTTCGGCAAGGCCGGGATTGGTCGGATTTACGAGCAGGGCGATGATGGACGCCGTGGGCACCAACTCGTGCAGCAGCTCCAGCCGCTTCGGCCCAATCTCTGTATTCAATGAGGTCACGCCCGTGAGGTTGCCACTCGGTCGGTTTAGGCTGTTGACCAAGCCAAGCTCGACCGGATTGTCCCCTAACTCGAACACGATCGGAATCGCCTCGGTCGCAGCCTTGGCCGCAAGCGCCGCAGATCTAGCGGGCGCGGCGATCACGGTCACCTGACGACGAACCAGATCAGCCGCCAAGGCCGGCAGTCGGTCGTTTTGGCCCTCCGCCCAGCGGTATTCGATCGCCACGTTCTTGCCCTCGACATAGCCGATTTCGTTCAGGCCTTGGAGGAACGCACGCACAAGGTCTGCGTGTGGACCGGGCGATGCGCTGTGGAGGAAACCGATCACCGGCATCGGCTGCTGCTGCGCCCGCACCCCGAGTGGCCAGGCTGCTGCCGTGGTAGCAATCGCTATTATGAACTCGCGTCGTCGCATCCTTGCCCCCTTAGCTCTGGACGAAGGATCGAAGCGGCTCAAAAGAATACGCTAATATGGATGGAATTGAATTAGTTTTGACCCAAGGTCCGCTGAACGCGGCCCGATGTCTCAGTTGGGTCATAAGCCGTCGATGACGACCAAGCGGGGCGACCTCCGCTTTACCGTCGGAAGCCGACGCTTATGACTACTCGCCCTAGCGCCTTGTCACGGCGCCGGGCATGCAGCGCCGGTCTTGACCCAGGCTTCGACCAGCGCACCGGCCTGTGCCTGCGTGCCGGGCACCGGCGAGCGGCCGAAGCCCGGCTTCCAGGCCCAGCCGACCAGCGTGTCCTTGCCGATGTGGTCGATCAGCGCCTCCACCTTGCGGCCGCCATTGCGCGCGGGATCCCTGATCTGCTCGCAGATCTCGCCGATCGTCTTGCCCTCCCAGGCCATTTCTCGTGGGGCAAGATGCCATTCGGGATGACCGGGGACACGGCCGGGCTCGAAATTCGCCTTCTGGTGGCAGGTATGGCAGCGCATCGACTCCAGGCCATGACCATCGGCGCCGCGCGTGACTGGCGGCTGATGGAGATGCGGATTGTCGCCTTGCCGAGGGCTGTCGCCGGCCGGATGGCAGTTGGTGCAGCGCGGATGCGTCAGCACCTTGCCGAGCTCGGTGAAGATCGCGGCCGAGCGCTTCTCGGTATCGGCAATGTTGGCAAAGCTCTCGGGCGAGGCCAGCTCATGGCTGGCCGTCTCGGAGGCCGCATAGCCTGCGCAAAGGCTGCTGGCGAGCGCCGCGATCACGGCCATCGTCTTGAAGCGCGCGTCGGAGATCATGGCTCGTATCACTTGGTGGCGATGAGGTAGCGTTGTGAATCGGCGAGGATCACGTCGCGCACCGCCTCGTGGTACTTGATATAGCCGGTGCAGCGGCAGAGATGGCCGTCGAGCGCCTCAGCGATCGTCTGCTCCAGCCCGTCGCGGTCGACCGGCTTGCGCGCCAGGCGCTCGAGCAGGACCTGTCCCTCGTTGAGGAAGCCCGCCGTACAGTAGCCGCACTGAAACGCGAAATGATCGACGAAGGCTTTTTGCAGCGCGGAGAGCTGGCCGTCCTTGGCATGTCCCTCGACGGTGCGGATCGACTTGCCGTCAAAGTTCACGGCGGGAGCGATGCAGGTCGGGCTGGTGTAGCTGGTGCCGTCGGGCTCGTCGACGATGATGGCACAGCTCAGGCATTGCGCGGCGCCGCAGCCGAATTTCGTGCCGGTCATGCCGAGCATTTCACGCAAGAAATCGTTCATCGAGAGGTCGTCGCGCACCTCGACCGGACCATGCTTCTGGCCGTTGATGGTGAGGCTAAGTGTCGTCACGCGAGCACTCCCTTCAAAAGGCTTGGTGTCACCGGCAGCGCGCGGAAACGGTGGCCGGTGGCATCATGGATCGCGTTGATGAGCGCCGGCACGATCGGGATCATGACGACCTCCGCCATGCCTTTCGGCTCTTCGTCCGGCGTCAACGGTTTCAGCATCTCGATCTCGAGATCGCGCAAGGGGAGGTCCGAGCCGCGTGCGACGAGGTAGCGTCCGAGATTCCATTCGCCGTTGCCCGGACCGCCCTCGAACGGCGGCAGCGTCTCGAGCAGCGCATAGCCGACGCCCATCGCGAAGCCGCCATGGGCCTGGCCCATGACGACCTCGGGCACGAGCGCGGTGCCGCATTCGAACACGCTGTAGGCCTTGGCGATGCGCAAGACGCCCGTCGCGCGCTCGATCTCGACACGGACGACCGTGCCGCACATCGAGGTGTAGGCGGTGCCGATGCGGTTGTTGTCGGTCGGAGGAAACTTGACGCTGGTGCGATTGATGCGCTCGAACTTGCCGTTGCCCCGGCGGATTGCGAGCGCGTCGATGTCGGCGCGGTATTGCTCGCCGAACAGCGGGAAGCGGGCGCGCGACCAGGCCCAGCGAGAAAAGCTGTGCGCAACCGCCCCGGTGACGAAGCCGCGCGCGTGGGCGGTCGCCGCCAGCGCCGGCAGCGCAAGTGGCTCGAGACCGGGCATGACGAGCTGGCCGTTTTGCCAGTGCGCGCTAGCCCATTGCTTTGCGCGAGCGTCGGTCTTCGGGATGCGCCAGAGCTCCAGTGCTGCCGGCCACAGGCCGAAGCGGAAGATGACGCGGGCAGCCTCCGCAGACGAATGCGTGCCGACATGCGCGCCGATCGAGGCCGATGTCGCCGAGCTGATCGCCGGCACCCAGCGTGGATTCCTCCCGGCAGCGTCCTGGGTCTTCTGATCCATCGTGTAGGGATCACCGGAGGTGACAAGACCGAGCGCGTCGTAACTGTCGACGCGGGCGACCGAGACCTCGTCGGCAATCGTGCCGAGATGGCTCGCCACCCGGTTCGCCAGCGCCGTCCCGATGCCGTTGCCCATCTCGACGTGGTCGCAGAAGATCGCGATCTTGCCGTCGGCGGTCAGCTCGACGCGCCCGAGCGAGCAATCCGCGCCGGAGCCGTAGTCCTTGGTCACGCAGGCAACGCCGGTACCGACCAGCCGGTCGGATGCGCCTTGCTTGAACCGCGCGCGCTGCTGCCAGATTGGATGCTTTTCGAGCTTGTCGAGGATTTCCGGTGTGCGGACCGAGACGATGTACGGATTTCCCGTCATGGTCCGGCCGTTCTGCTTCAAGGCATTGCGCCGGCGGAATTCGATCGGGTCGAGCTTGAGCTCGCTTGCCGCCTCGTCGATCAGCACCTCCAGCGCAATCATGGTTTGCAGCGTGCCGTAGCCGCGCATCGAGCCTGCGGTGACGCCGCGCGAATGCAGGGCCACGGTCGTGACGTCGACCTTTGGAATGTCGTAGATGCCGATCGCACCGGTGGCGGCGACCACGGCGACGTTGGCCGAGAAATTGGCGAGACCGCCGCCGTCGAGCACGTGATCGGCGGCAAACGCCTTGATCGTCCCGCTGGCGCGGTCGATGCCGATCCGCGAGCGCATCTTGATCGGGTGGCGCTTGATGCCGCCCTGGAACTGCTGATAGCGGTCATGGGCGAGCCGCACCGGCTTGCCGGGAAAGCAGATCGCCGCGAGCGCGACATAGAGAATGAACGGCGTGTGGTCGCGGCCGCCGAAGCCGCCGCCGACATGGGCGAACTGCGCATTGATATGCGCGGGCTTGTAGGGCGCGCGGGCCTTGGCCAGCAGATGCGCGATCGACTCTGCCGCCTCATAGGGTGACTGCACGCCGAGCACCAGCTCGAGATTGCTGGCCTTGTTGTCGTACCAGGCGAGGCCGCTTTCGGGCTCGAGGAACATCGGATCGACCGACTGCGTCTCGAACTCGCGATCGAGCACCAGCAGCGAACCACCCTCCGCCGCAAGCTCCGCGCGGATCTGCTCGCCATGTTTGGCGGCCTTGGCGTAGTCGGGCGGCATCTCCTTGGCGAGCGGCGACCACACCGGCAGCGCCGCGCTCTGGACCTTTTTGGGCGAGACCCAGCCTGCCTGGATCGGCGAATAGACGTCGGGCTTGTCAGGCGAAGCACCCGCCACGCGTGTGAAGCGGAAGGAGCCGTAGTCGGGCGCGATGACCGGCCCGGTTTCCTCGCCGAATTTGACGAAGGTTCCGTCGCGCAGCACGAGGCGCGCCTGATCGAAGGCGTCGAACTTTTCGAAGATGAGAAGTGCGACCGGTTGACCCAGATAGAGCGGCGTCTTGCCGACCGCGCAGAACAGATCGCCGGCATAGAAGTCCGGCACCTGCGTTCCGATCCGGTCGAGATCTGCGGCCGTGACGATGACCGAAGGCTTGAGCGCGCCGCCAAGCCGCTTGAGGTCCATGCCGGTGTAGACATGCGTGGCGTCGTTGGCGCGGACCAGGATCGCGTGCGAGGTGGCCTGTGGCCAGCCCGGCAGATCGTTGGCGCGGAAATCGGAGGCGTAGAGCTTTGCGCCCGTCACCTTGGCGACGCCGTCGACGCGGCCGGTACCACGCGTGGCTGGATTGAAGTTGCCGCGTCCGGGAAGTGTCTCGTGGGAGGCGAAGGGCGCGTCCTTCGCCAGGCCGAGATGCGAGAGGCTGACCGAGATGCCGCCCGCTGATAACCACTTCACGAACTCGCGTCGCGAAGGCCGCATGTTCTGATCCTTGCACAAGGTTTCGAGGACATCACGATGCTGACGGCATCGGTGCCCGGAGAGTACGCGCCAACGCTCGCGTGAAGCTGTCATGATTCGTCATGCAGGCATAGAAACGGCAGGGCGTTTACATCAGATGAAGACGGTGCGTGTCAGGCGTGCGCGAATTGAGAATTCCATTTCCGCTTGCCTTGCAGTCGAATCAAATTGAAAGAACGGATCGCATCATCGGGGGCGGGGATCTCATATGCAGCAGGATTCGAACGATCACTCAGAGGTCAGCACGGCAGCCGGGATGACGAGGCGCCAACTGCTCGATTGTGGTCTCAAGATGGGTGCGCTGTCATTGTTCGCTGGCGCCGCGAACGCCCAGCACGCGATGCACGACCATGCCGGCGCCTCGCACGCCGCCGACGATGGGCATGGTGCCGGAGACGCCGGTTCCGGCCATGGACCAGCCGCTGGTCGAGCCCGAGGTGCGGCGGTCCGTCAACGGCGTACTGAGCACGACCCTGCGTTGCAGCTACGATTATCGCCAGATCGGCGGCGTCAGGCTCTATGTCAGATCCTATGAGGGCGGCAGTCCGGGCCCGACGTTGCGCATGAAGCCCGGCGACACACTGCGGATCAAGATGATCAACGACCTGCCGCCGAACCGCGACGGGCTGCCCGCCGATATCAGCCATCCCCACCAGTTCAACAACACCAATTTCCATTTCCACGGCTCGCATGTCAGCCCGAGCGGCATCGCCGACAACGTCATGCGCTCGATGGCGCCCGGCCACAGCTACAGCATCGAGATCACGCTGCCGGCCGATCACACCAGAGGCACCTACTGGTATCACCCCCACCACCACGGCAGCGCCGACATCCAGATGTCCAGTGGCATGGTGGGGGTCGCCATCATCGAGGGCGATTTCGCCGACGTTCCGGAGATCACGGCGGCGCGTGAGCGCCTCCTGGTGCTCACCCAGGTCGTCTTTGATGCCAACGGCATGATCGAGAATTTCGAGACGCTGTTCCCGGAGACAGCGACGCGGTTCCTCGCGATCAACGGGCAGCGGCGGCCGGCGATCGAGATGCGTCCCGGCGAGGTGCAGCGCTGGCGCATCCTCAACGCGGCCTATCAGGACGACATGCTGCTCGATCTGGAGAAGCACGACCTGCACGCGATTGCTTATGACGGCATCCAGCTCGGCGCCGTGCAGCCGCTGAAACAGCTTTTGATCGCGCCGGGCCAGCGCGCCGACATCCTGGTGAAAGCCGGCGGCCCTGGGACGTATGCCCTCAACGCGGCGCCCTACGATCAGGGTCATCCGTCGCCGGTCGGGCCCCTCGCGCGCATCGTGGTCTCGGGGGCGCCGATGGACATGAAGCTGCCGCGCGCTCTTCCGCCGGCGCCGCTCGCGACCATCAAGGACAGCGAGATCACCAACCGCCGCAAGGTGGTGCTGTCGGCGACAGCGCCGGAGGCCGATGCCGCCGGGCATTGGCAGGAGTTCGGCTTCTTCATCGACGGCAAGAAGTTCGATCCCACGCGTATTGATCATCGGGTCAAGCTTGGGGCGGTCGAGGAGTGGACCATCGTCAACACGCATGAGCATGACGACCACGTCTTCCACATCCACACCAACCCGTTCCAGGTGGTCTCGGTCGCCGGCAAGGCCTTAGCGACGCCGGAATGGCGGGATTCCGTGATCGTGGAGCGCAAGGGGGGCCAGGTCGTGTTCCGCTCGCGCTTCCTCGATTTCACGGGTGTCTTCATGCTCCACTGCCACATGATGAACCATGAGGAGATGGGCATGATGCAGACGGTCGAGGTCTATAAGCCCTAACCCTCGGGGGAAATTGCGGGAATTTGGCGTTTGACGGGGGAATCCGGGTGCGGCCGGGCTTCCCCTGAGGGCCTGCATGGCCTATGACGCTGCAACGCAAAAATCCCCAAAAAGACCTCATGATCCGTCTCGACAACGTCAGCAAGCAAGCCGGCCACCAGATCCTTTTCATCGAAGCCTCC
This region of Bradyrhizobium sp. CCGUVB1N3 genomic DNA includes:
- a CDS encoding FAD-binding oxidoreductase, producing MISKADVIVIGSGGLGAATAYYLTKHKGLSVALVDKHDIGSQTSPRAAGMVSCARKSDLMISLIKDACSKIEAFTEETGQPLDWVHSGSLKIARRPQDAEVIKVDFERGRRMGLDVELISPEQANSLNPFLKPTGVIAVMRVGDDRYFDPAQVAIGFARAAAARGATVLPKTDVLTVNISAGKVTGVTTAKGTIESPVVVDAAGAWTRQVAEASGIRVPLVPTRQQLIVTEPLDGARADLPMVRIMDAAVYARPCQGGLLWGVYEETPRFFDMQSLGASFDIKDVPLDIEVLRSAAIEVKDQLPILQTAKAREFRGGIPTMTADGHHILGPAPGVAGFHFASGCNVAGLSISPAVGEALATWIVDGKPAIDLSPMSVMRFKDQSWSEPQLEREAAWQYRHFYGAD
- a CDS encoding Isoquinoline 1-oxidoreductase subunit — translated: MISDARFKTMAVIAALASSLCAGYAASETASHELASPESFANIADTEKRSAAIFTELGKVLTHPRCTNCHPAGDSPRQGDNPHLHQPPVTRGADGHGLESMRCHTCHQKANFEPGRVPGHPEWHLAPREMAWEGKTIGEICEQIRDPARNGGRKVEALIDHIGKDTLVGWAWKPGFGRSPVPGTQAQAGALVEAWVKTGAACPAP
- a CDS encoding ABC transporter substrate-binding protein, which translates into the protein MPVIGFLHSASPGPHADLVRAFLQGLNEIGYVEGKNVAIEYRWAEGQNDRLPALAADLVRRQVTVIAAPARSAALAAKAATEAIPIVFELGDNPVELGLVNSLNRPSGNLTGVTSLNTEIGPKRLELLHELVPTASIIALLVNPTNPGLAETLSRDLQAAARPLGLQLHVLHASTDRDIDTIFATLVQRRAGGLVIGNDAFFVNQIGQLAALTVRHAVPTIFQTHEFAAAGGLISYGTNLRDLFRQVGVYTGRILKGERPADMPVQQATKVELIINLKTAKALGLTVPLSLLGRADEVIE
- a CDS encoding (2Fe-2S)-binding protein, with amino-acid sequence MTTLSLTINGQKHGPVEVRDDLSMNDFLREMLGMTGTKFGCGAAQCLSCAIIVDEPDGTSYTSPTCIAPAVNFDGKSIRTVEGHAKDGQLSALQKAFVDHFAFQCGYCTAGFLNEGQVLLERLARKPVDRDGLEQTIAEALDGHLCRCTGYIKYHEAVRDVILADSQRYLIATK
- a CDS encoding xanthine dehydrogenase family protein molybdopterin-binding subunit — its product is MRPSRREFVKWLSAGGISVSLSHLGLAKDAPFASHETLPGRGNFNPATRGTGRVDGVAKVTGAKLYASDFRANDLPGWPQATSHAILVRANDATHVYTGMDLKRLGGALKPSVIVTAADLDRIGTQVPDFYAGDLFCAVGKTPLYLGQPVALLIFEKFDAFDQARLVLRDGTFVKFGEETGPVIAPDYGSFRFTRVAGASPDKPDVYSPIQAGWVSPKKVQSAALPVWSPLAKEMPPDYAKAAKHGEQIRAELAAEGGSLLVLDREFETQSVDPMFLEPESGLAWYDNKASNLELVLGVQSPYEAAESIAHLLAKARAPYKPAHINAQFAHVGGGFGGRDHTPFILYVALAAICFPGKPVRLAHDRYQQFQGGIKRHPIKMRSRIGIDRASGTIKAFAADHVLDGGGLANFSANVAVVAATGAIGIYDIPKVDVTTVALHSRGVTAGSMRGYGTLQTMIALEVLIDEAASELKLDPIEFRRRNALKQNGRTMTGNPYIVSVRTPEILDKLEKHPIWQQRARFKQGASDRLVGTGVACVTKDYGSGADCSLGRVELTADGKIAIFCDHVEMGNGIGTALANRVASHLGTIADEVSVARVDSYDALGLVTSGDPYTMDQKTQDAAGRNPRWVPAISSATSASIGAHVGTHSSAEAARVIFRFGLWPAALELWRIPKTDARAKQWASAHWQNGQLVMPGLEPLALPALAATAHARGFVTGAVAHSFSRWAWSRARFPLFGEQYRADIDALAIRRGNGKFERINRTSVKFPPTDNNRIGTAYTSMCGTVVRVEIERATGVLRIAKAYSVFECGTALVPEVVMGQAHGGFAMGVGYALLETLPPFEGGPGNGEWNLGRYLVARGSDLPLRDLEIEMLKPLTPDEEPKGMAEVVMIPIVPALINAIHDATGHRFRALPVTPSLLKGVLA
- a CDS encoding multicopper oxidase family protein gives rise to the protein MPAPRTPPTMGMVPETPVPAMDQPLVEPEVRRSVNGVLSTTLRCSYDYRQIGGVRLYVRSYEGGSPGPTLRMKPGDTLRIKMINDLPPNRDGLPADISHPHQFNNTNFHFHGSHVSPSGIADNVMRSMAPGHSYSIEITLPADHTRGTYWYHPHHHGSADIQMSSGMVGVAIIEGDFADVPEITAARERLLVLTQVVFDANGMIENFETLFPETATRFLAINGQRRPAIEMRPGEVQRWRILNAAYQDDMLLDLEKHDLHAIAYDGIQLGAVQPLKQLLIAPGQRADILVKAGGPGTYALNAAPYDQGHPSPVGPLARIVVSGAPMDMKLPRALPPAPLATIKDSEITNRRKVVLSATAPEADAAGHWQEFGFFIDGKKFDPTRIDHRVKLGAVEEWTIVNTHEHDDHVFHIHTNPFQVVSVAGKALATPEWRDSVIVERKGGQVVFRSRFLDFTGVFMLHCHMMNHEEMGMMQTVEVYKP